One Pontibacillus halophilus JSM 076056 = DSM 19796 DNA segment encodes these proteins:
- a CDS encoding M20/M25/M40 family metallo-hydrolase, whose translation MEKQQQDFLMELLSSPSPSSMEMELQKKWMNYIKPYADEVRTDYAGNVIGILNPDAKFKVLLAGHIDEIALVVNRIDEQGFLHFDKMGGINPKAAVGMKVTVLGAHGTVPGVIGVNAQHHGGLKGDFGVDDLFIDCGAKTKEEMEQFVQIGDLAVYDRQPQILMERYLSGRGLDNRTGAFMVAEVLRRLSQKDVSVGVYAASTVNEETNMGGAYFAAAGVEPTMALAVDVTFATDYPGVNRNKHGDVRLDGGPVLAKGAPINIKINRLLEQSAQALGQKVQYELTPRMTGTDADKMRLTGKGVPISLVSLPLRYMHSPVETASLRDMEEEIQLMVHMIENLSGEESLNPLED comes from the coding sequence ATGGAAAAGCAACAGCAAGACTTTTTAATGGAATTGTTATCATCCCCTTCGCCTTCTAGTATGGAGATGGAGCTTCAGAAGAAATGGATGAACTACATAAAGCCTTATGCAGATGAAGTCCGTACAGACTACGCAGGGAATGTAATTGGTATTCTAAATCCTGATGCGAAATTCAAAGTGCTTCTTGCTGGTCATATAGACGAGATTGCACTTGTCGTGAACAGAATTGATGAGCAAGGTTTCCTTCACTTTGACAAGATGGGAGGCATCAACCCGAAAGCGGCTGTAGGGATGAAGGTGACGGTGCTTGGCGCTCATGGAACTGTTCCTGGTGTGATTGGGGTCAACGCCCAACATCACGGCGGATTGAAGGGTGATTTCGGTGTCGATGATTTATTTATCGATTGCGGAGCTAAGACGAAAGAAGAGATGGAGCAATTTGTGCAGATTGGGGACCTTGCTGTGTACGACCGTCAGCCCCAAATTCTGATGGAACGGTACTTGTCAGGACGTGGATTAGATAATCGTACAGGTGCCTTTATGGTAGCGGAAGTTCTTCGTCGCTTATCACAGAAAGATGTTTCTGTAGGCGTGTATGCGGCAAGTACAGTGAACGAAGAAACAAATATGGGTGGCGCCTATTTTGCGGCAGCAGGTGTGGAACCAACCATGGCGCTCGCTGTAGATGTAACGTTCGCTACAGATTATCCGGGGGTCAATCGCAACAAACATGGTGACGTTCGGTTAGATGGGGGTCCTGTATTGGCTAAAGGAGCTCCAATCAACATAAAAATCAATCGGTTGCTTGAACAATCAGCACAAGCACTCGGGCAGAAGGTTCAGTATGAGCTCACACCGAGAATGACGGGGACAGATGCCGACAAAATGCGTCTCACTGGTAAAGGGGTGCCCATTAGTCTCGTTTCATTGCCATTACGATACATGCACTCACCTGTTGAAACTGCGAGCCTAAGAGACATGGAGGAAGAGATTCAGCTCATGGTACACATGATTGAGAACCTATCAGGTGAGGAAAGCTTGAATCCGTTAGAAGACTAA
- a CDS encoding ECF transporter S component, with amino-acid sequence MMLPKRGQSSNLLKLITIAFMSAISLVLMFINFPLPFLPQYLKIDFSEVPALVAALIFSPLAGIAVEGIKNLLFLAYTGDVIGVIANFFAGMLFILPVSMIYHKFKSTKSIVSGLVTGTIIMAVGMSVLNYFFILPAYAWFLGMEEMNSAQVKWITVTAGILPFNAMKGIILGALFVPFYLKLQSWLNHKQTYAKAS; translated from the coding sequence ATGATGCTACCAAAACGAGGTCAATCATCTAATCTGCTAAAATTAATTACCATTGCGTTTATGTCAGCTATTTCCCTTGTGCTTATGTTTATTAACTTTCCACTACCGTTCTTACCGCAATATTTAAAGATCGACTTTAGTGAGGTTCCTGCTCTTGTGGCAGCACTTATTTTCTCACCACTTGCAGGGATTGCCGTAGAAGGAATTAAGAACTTACTTTTCTTAGCCTATACAGGAGATGTTATTGGTGTTATCGCCAACTTCTTCGCAGGCATGCTCTTCATCTTGCCAGTATCTATGATCTACCATAAGTTTAAGAGCACAAAGAGTATCGTTTCTGGTCTAGTGACAGGCACAATTATAATGGCAGTCGGCATGTCTGTATTGAATTATTTCTTCATCTTACCTGCTTATGCTTGGTTCTTGGGTATGGAAGAGATGAATTCCGCTCAGGTGAAATGGATTACTGTAACAGCAGGAATCTTGCCGTTTAACGCAATGAAAGGAATCATCCTTGGTGCTTTATTTGTTCCATTCTATCTAAAGCTCCAATCTTGGTTGAATCATAAACAAACGTATGCGAAAGCTTCTTAA
- a CDS encoding TraR/DksA C4-type zinc finger protein, translating to MLTEQQQQQLKDQLESLRTEALKELDNHNGYSEDTGVHETTVGELADYDNHPGDTGTEEFEQDKNAALTNHAQDRLDEIDAALDRLSNGTYGVSEKSGEPIPFERLEAMPTARLTIEEEQEEKQS from the coding sequence ATGTTAACCGAGCAACAACAACAGCAACTTAAAGACCAATTGGAATCCTTACGTACAGAAGCGTTAAAAGAACTTGATAATCACAATGGGTATAGCGAGGATACAGGCGTACACGAAACAACTGTAGGCGAACTAGCCGATTACGATAACCATCCTGGTGACACAGGAACAGAAGAATTTGAACAAGACAAGAACGCTGCGCTGACGAACCACGCACAAGACCGCCTCGACGAAATTGATGCAGCGCTCGACAGACTTTCAAATGGAACGTACGGCGTTTCAGAGAAATCAGGGGAGCCCATTCCCTTTGAACGATTAGAAGCTATGCCAACAGCTCGCCTCACGATTGAAGAAGAACAAGAGGAAAAGCAATCTTAA
- a CDS encoding hotdog fold thioesterase — MNVEHTLMATLGMEQEKLTKEEVILSMPVDERTHQPMGFLHGGASVALAETAASIGAYLNVDPTKFNVFGMEINANHVKSKRDGKVRAIAKPVHIGSSSMVFEIHIADEEEALISISRCTIGVVPKKS; from the coding sequence ATGAACGTCGAACATACACTTATGGCCACCCTTGGAATGGAACAAGAGAAGTTAACGAAAGAAGAAGTCATCCTATCGATGCCGGTGGATGAACGTACCCATCAACCGATGGGATTCTTACACGGTGGCGCCAGTGTTGCCTTGGCTGAAACGGCCGCAAGTATTGGTGCTTACCTTAACGTAGACCCTACGAAATTTAACGTCTTCGGTATGGAGATTAACGCCAATCATGTGAAAAGTAAGCGAGACGGAAAAGTGAGAGCCATTGCCAAACCTGTTCACATCGGCAGCTCTAGTATGGTTTTTGAAATTCACATTGCCGACGAAGAAGAAGCACTTATTTCCATTTCCCGTTGTACGATTGGAGTCGTACCGAAGAAGTCTTAA